The following coding sequences lie in one Lolium perenne isolate Kyuss_39 chromosome 2, Kyuss_2.0, whole genome shotgun sequence genomic window:
- the LOC127335543 gene encoding WAT1-related protein At1g09380 isoform X1 yields the protein MYIYVALSVQLAIASITAINSIYISFSIDQRPMCSLAAAYNFSIVLDRLIKLRENINMSVDVAGAEKKKKPLMAEGLLLAASMVLVQAFTIGALLLSKVAFNIGMAPFVLLAYRNLIGSISVAPFAFYFEREMMKKVNLKIWCWISVNALFGIVLAMGLHYYGLRATNAGYTVNFLNVIPVVTFIIAVILRLEKLKIATCPGKMKVVGTVSCVGGTMVISLYKGKLLHLWPTHLLKSQLQAVGGVSSVPDHHNMLIGTLFLAGSSLSYAFWFIIQARVSKEFPSKYFSTMLACVSGTVQAMVIGVILNHDPSAWAVKWDLQLLTVVYSGVFNTGVTFCLISWAVARRGPTYPSMFNSLALIVTMILDSVLLGTDFSVGSLLGAILIIVGLYAFLWGKGKEVQEQRKQMKAAANRDQSKGSAAAGNGVDSLQVGKHEVRIHLEVSERAN from the exons ATGTATATATATGTAGCCCTATCTGTCCAGCTAGCTATAGCTAGTATTACTGCAATCAATTCGATATACATATCATTTAGCATCGATCAGCGACCAATGTGCTCACTTGCTGCCGCGTACAACTTCAGTATAGTGTTGGATCGATTGATCAAGCTGCGGGAGAACATCAACATGTCGGTGGATGTCGCCGGTGCGGAGAAGAAGAAAAAACCGTTGATGGCGGAGGGGCTGCTGCTCGCTGCGAGCATGGTGCTGGTTCAGGCCTTCACCATAGGGGCCCTCCTCCTGTCCAAGGTCGCCTTCAACATCGGCATGGCGCCTTTCGTCCTCCTCGCCTACCGCAATCTCATTGGCTCCATTAGCGTGGCCCCCTTCGCCTTCTACTTCGAGAG AGAGATGATGAAAAAGGTGAACCTCAAGATATGGTGCTGGATCTCCGTCAACGCTTTGTTTGG AATTGTGCTAGCAATGGGACTGCACTACTACGGTCTGCGCGCCACCAACGCTGGCTACACTGTCAATTTCCTTAATGTGATCCCCGTTGTCACCTTTATCATTGCTGTAATACTCCG ACTGGAAAAGCTGAAGATCGCGACATGCCCGGGCAAGATGAAGGTTGTCGGCACCGTGAGTTGCGTGGGAGGGACGATGGTGATCAGCCTGTACAAAGGCAAACTGCTGCATCTATGGCCTACACACCTGTTGAAATCGCAGCTGCAGGCGGTCGGCGGGGTCTCCTCCGTCCCTGACCACCACAACATGCTCATTGGCACACTCTTCCTAGCCGGGAGTTCCCTCAGCTACGCCTTTTGGTTCATCATACAG GCACGAGTGTCCAAGGAGTTCCCCTCCAAGTACTTCTCGACAATGCTAGCCTGCGTTTCAGGGACCGTGCAGGCGATGGTGATTGGGGTGATACTGAACCACGATCCATCGGCATGGGCGGTCAAGTGGGATCTACAGCTGCTCACCGTCGTCTACTCG GGTGTGTTCAACACGGGAGTCACCTTTTGCTTGATCTCATGGGCTGTTGCCCGTCGCGGGCCCACCTACCCTTCCATGTTCAACTCCCTGGCACTTATAGTCACCATGATCCTAGATTCAGTGCTGCTTGGCACAGATTTCTCCGTGGGGAG TTTGCTAGGAGCCATCCTGATCATTGTAGGGCTGTATGCCTTCCTCTGGGGGAAAGGGAAAGAGGTACAAGAGCAGCGCAAGCAAATGAAGGCCGCGGCTAACAGAGACCAGAGCAAGGGCAGCGCAGCGGCGGGTAATGGAGTCGATAGCCTGCAGGTTGGGAAGCACGAGGTGCGGATTCACCTGGAAGTCAGCGAGCGAGCTAATTAG
- the LOC127335543 gene encoding WAT1-related protein At4g08290 isoform X3, whose protein sequence is MYIYVALSVQLAIASITAINSIYISFSIDQRPMCSLAAAYNFSIVLDRLIKLRENINMSVDVAGAEKKKKPLMAEGLLLAASMVLVQAFTIGALLLSKVAFNIGMAPFVLLAYRNLIGSISVAPFAFYFEREMMKKVNLKIWCWISVNALFGIVLAMGLHYYGLRATNAGYTVNFLNVIPVVTFIIAVILRLEKLKIATCPGKMKVVGTVSCVGGTMVISLYKGKLLHLWPTHLLKSQLQAVGGVSSVPDHHNMLIGTLFLAGSSLSYAFWFIIQARVSKEFPSKYFSTMLACVSGTVQAMVIGVILNHDPSAWAVKWDLQLLTVVYSFARSHPDHCRAVCLPLGERERGTRAAQANEGRG, encoded by the exons ATGTATATATATGTAGCCCTATCTGTCCAGCTAGCTATAGCTAGTATTACTGCAATCAATTCGATATACATATCATTTAGCATCGATCAGCGACCAATGTGCTCACTTGCTGCCGCGTACAACTTCAGTATAGTGTTGGATCGATTGATCAAGCTGCGGGAGAACATCAACATGTCGGTGGATGTCGCCGGTGCGGAGAAGAAGAAAAAACCGTTGATGGCGGAGGGGCTGCTGCTCGCTGCGAGCATGGTGCTGGTTCAGGCCTTCACCATAGGGGCCCTCCTCCTGTCCAAGGTCGCCTTCAACATCGGCATGGCGCCTTTCGTCCTCCTCGCCTACCGCAATCTCATTGGCTCCATTAGCGTGGCCCCCTTCGCCTTCTACTTCGAGAG AGAGATGATGAAAAAGGTGAACCTCAAGATATGGTGCTGGATCTCCGTCAACGCTTTGTTTGG AATTGTGCTAGCAATGGGACTGCACTACTACGGTCTGCGCGCCACCAACGCTGGCTACACTGTCAATTTCCTTAATGTGATCCCCGTTGTCACCTTTATCATTGCTGTAATACTCCG ACTGGAAAAGCTGAAGATCGCGACATGCCCGGGCAAGATGAAGGTTGTCGGCACCGTGAGTTGCGTGGGAGGGACGATGGTGATCAGCCTGTACAAAGGCAAACTGCTGCATCTATGGCCTACACACCTGTTGAAATCGCAGCTGCAGGCGGTCGGCGGGGTCTCCTCCGTCCCTGACCACCACAACATGCTCATTGGCACACTCTTCCTAGCCGGGAGTTCCCTCAGCTACGCCTTTTGGTTCATCATACAG GCACGAGTGTCCAAGGAGTTCCCCTCCAAGTACTTCTCGACAATGCTAGCCTGCGTTTCAGGGACCGTGCAGGCGATGGTGATTGGGGTGATACTGAACCACGATCCATCGGCATGGGCGGTCAAGTGGGATCTACAGCTGCTCACCGTCGTCTACTCG TTTGCTAGGAGCCATCCTGATCATTGTAGGGCTGTATGCCTTCCTCTGGGGGAAAGGGAAAGAGGTACAAGAGCAGCGCAAGCAAATGAAGGCCGCGGCTAA
- the LOC127335543 gene encoding WAT1-related protein At1g09380 isoform X2, whose translation MSVDVAGAEKKKKPLMAEGLLLAASMVLVQAFTIGALLLSKVAFNIGMAPFVLLAYRNLIGSISVAPFAFYFEREMMKKVNLKIWCWISVNALFGIVLAMGLHYYGLRATNAGYTVNFLNVIPVVTFIIAVILRLEKLKIATCPGKMKVVGTVSCVGGTMVISLYKGKLLHLWPTHLLKSQLQAVGGVSSVPDHHNMLIGTLFLAGSSLSYAFWFIIQARVSKEFPSKYFSTMLACVSGTVQAMVIGVILNHDPSAWAVKWDLQLLTVVYSGVFNTGVTFCLISWAVARRGPTYPSMFNSLALIVTMILDSVLLGTDFSVGSLLGAILIIVGLYAFLWGKGKEVQEQRKQMKAAANRDQSKGSAAAGNGVDSLQVGKHEVRIHLEVSERAN comes from the exons ATGTCGGTGGATGTCGCCGGTGCGGAGAAGAAGAAAAAACCGTTGATGGCGGAGGGGCTGCTGCTCGCTGCGAGCATGGTGCTGGTTCAGGCCTTCACCATAGGGGCCCTCCTCCTGTCCAAGGTCGCCTTCAACATCGGCATGGCGCCTTTCGTCCTCCTCGCCTACCGCAATCTCATTGGCTCCATTAGCGTGGCCCCCTTCGCCTTCTACTTCGAGAG AGAGATGATGAAAAAGGTGAACCTCAAGATATGGTGCTGGATCTCCGTCAACGCTTTGTTTGG AATTGTGCTAGCAATGGGACTGCACTACTACGGTCTGCGCGCCACCAACGCTGGCTACACTGTCAATTTCCTTAATGTGATCCCCGTTGTCACCTTTATCATTGCTGTAATACTCCG ACTGGAAAAGCTGAAGATCGCGACATGCCCGGGCAAGATGAAGGTTGTCGGCACCGTGAGTTGCGTGGGAGGGACGATGGTGATCAGCCTGTACAAAGGCAAACTGCTGCATCTATGGCCTACACACCTGTTGAAATCGCAGCTGCAGGCGGTCGGCGGGGTCTCCTCCGTCCCTGACCACCACAACATGCTCATTGGCACACTCTTCCTAGCCGGGAGTTCCCTCAGCTACGCCTTTTGGTTCATCATACAG GCACGAGTGTCCAAGGAGTTCCCCTCCAAGTACTTCTCGACAATGCTAGCCTGCGTTTCAGGGACCGTGCAGGCGATGGTGATTGGGGTGATACTGAACCACGATCCATCGGCATGGGCGGTCAAGTGGGATCTACAGCTGCTCACCGTCGTCTACTCG GGTGTGTTCAACACGGGAGTCACCTTTTGCTTGATCTCATGGGCTGTTGCCCGTCGCGGGCCCACCTACCCTTCCATGTTCAACTCCCTGGCACTTATAGTCACCATGATCCTAGATTCAGTGCTGCTTGGCACAGATTTCTCCGTGGGGAG TTTGCTAGGAGCCATCCTGATCATTGTAGGGCTGTATGCCTTCCTCTGGGGGAAAGGGAAAGAGGTACAAGAGCAGCGCAAGCAAATGAAGGCCGCGGCTAACAGAGACCAGAGCAAGGGCAGCGCAGCGGCGGGTAATGGAGTCGATAGCCTGCAGGTTGGGAAGCACGAGGTGCGGATTCACCTGGAAGTCAGCGAGCGAGCTAATTAG